A genomic segment from Nicotiana tabacum cultivar K326 chromosome 7, ASM71507v2, whole genome shotgun sequence encodes:
- the LOC107770117 gene encoding NADH dehydrogenase [ubiquinone] 1 alpha subcomplex subunit 13-B: MTEAMIRKKAGMASVKDMPLLQDGPPPGGFAPVRFARRIPNTGPSALAIFLTAFGAFSWGMYQVGVGNKKRRVIKEEKYAARRAILPMLQAEEDERFVKEWKKYLEEEARIMKDVPGWKVGESVYNSGKWMPPATGELRPDVW; this comes from the exons ATGACGGAGGCAATGATTAGGAAGAAAGCCGGTATGGCTAGTGTGAAAGACATGCCTTTATTGCAAGACGGTCCACCACCGGGCGGTTTTGCACCGGTTCGATTCGCTCGCCGGATCCCTAACACCGGTCCAAGTGCTTTGGCCATTTTCCTCACTGCTTTTGGTGCTTTCTCTTGGGGTATGTACCAAGTCGGCGTTGGAAACAAGAAGCGTAG ggtaataaaggaagaaaagtaTGCTGCTCGAAGGGCTATCTTGCCCATGCTTCAAGCTGAAGAGGATGAAAG ATTCGTTAAAGAGTGGAAGAAGTATCTTGAAGAAGAGGCGAGAATCATGAAGGATGTTCCCGGTTGGAAAGTTGGTGAAAGTGTTTACAACTCTGGAAAATGGATGCCTCCAGCAACCGGAGAGCTTCGTCCTGATGTCTGGTAA
- the LOC107770118 gene encoding chaperonin CPN60-2, mitochondrial has protein sequence MYRFAASLASKARVARTSTQQIGGRLNWSRNYAAKDIRFGVEARAMMLQGVEELADAVKVTMGPKGRNVVIEQSWGAPKVTKDGVTVAKSVEFKDKIKNVGASLVKQVANATNDVAGDGTTCATVLTRAIFAEGCKSVAAGMNAMDLRRGITMAVDSVVTNLKSRARMISTSEEIAQVGTISANGEREIGELIAKAMERVGKEGVITIQDGKTLFNELEVVEGMKLDRGYISPYFITNQKNQKCELDDPLILIHEKKISSVNAVVKALELALKRQRPLLIVAEDVDSEALATLILNKLRAGIKVCAIKAPGFGENRKANLQDLAILTGGQVVTEELGLNIENVELEMLGSCKKVAISKDDTVILDGAGEKKSIEERCEQIRSTIELSTSDYDKEKLQERLAKISGGVAVLKIGGASEAEVGEKKDRVTDALNATKAAVEEGIVPGGGVALLYAAKELDKLETANFDQKIGVQIIQNALKTPVHTIASNAGVEGAVVVGKLLEQDDTDLGYDAAKGEYVDMVKAGIIDPLKVIRTALVDAASVSSLLTTTEAVVVELPKDEKETPAMGGGMGGMDY, from the exons ATGTATCGTTTTGCAGCAAGTCTTGCTTCCAAAGCCAG AGTTGCAAGAACCAGCACCCAACAG ATTGGCGGAAGGTTAAATTGGAGTAGAAATTATGCTGCAAAGGATATTAGATTTGGAGTTGAAGCTCGGGCTATGATGCTTCAAGGTGTTGAGGAACTTGCTGATGCTGTTAAAGTCACTATGGGTCCAAAG GGACGTAATGTGGTGATTGAACAAAGTTGGGGTGCACCCAAAGTAACAAAAGATGGTGTCACTGTCGCAAAAAGTGTTGAGTTCAAGGACAAAATAAAAAATGTTGGTGCAAGCCTCGTAAAACAAGTTGCCAATGCCACAAATGATGTTGCTGGTGATG GTACCACGTGTGCTACAGTCCTCACCCGAGCAATATTTGCTGAAGGATGCAAGTCAGTGGCAGCTGGTATGAATGCAATGGACCTTAGACGGGGTATCACCATGGCCGTAGATTCCGTTGTAACAAACCTGAAAAGCAGAGCACGGATGATCAGCACATCAGAGGAAATTGCACAG GTTGGGACTATCTCTGCAAATGGAGAAAGAGAAATTGGTGAGCTAATTGCAAAGGCTATGGAGAGAGTAGGCAAGGAGGGAGTCATCACTATTCAA GATGGAAAGACACTGTTCAATGAGTTGGAAGTTGTTGAAGGGATGAAGCTGGACAGAGGTTACATCTCACCATACTTCATCACAAATCAGAAGAATCAGAAATGT GAACTCGATGACCCACTAATTCTTATTCATGAGAAAAAGATCTCAAGCGTTAATGCTGTCGTGAAAGCATTAGAGTTGGCTCTGAAG AGGCAAAGGCCCCTCTTAATTGTGGCTGAAGATGTGGACAGTGAAGCACTTGCCACTCTTATTTTGAACAAGCTTCGTGCTGGAATCAAG GTTTGTGCCATTAAAGCACCAGGCTTTGGTGAAAACAGGAAAGCTAATTTGCAAGATCTTGCTATTTTAACTGGAGGCCAA GTTGTAACAGAAGAGCTTGGATTGAACATTGAAAATGTGGAGTTGGAGATGCTGGGATCATGTAAAAAG GTGGCTATTTCCAAGGATGATACTGTCATTCTTGATGGCGCTGGTGAGAAGAAGTCCATAGAGGAACGATGTGAACAG ATTAGATCAACCATTGAACTTAGCACATCTGATTATGACAAGGAGAAGTTGCAGGAAAGACTAGCTAAGATTTCAGGAGGTGTTGCTGTGTTAAAG ATCGGAGGAGCTAGTGAAGCTGAGGTTGGCGAAAAGAAAGATAGAGTCACTGACGCTTTGAATGCCACAAAGGCTGCTGTGGAGGAAGGAATTGTTCCAG GCGGTGGTGTTGCTCTTCTTTATGCAGCAAAGGAATTGGATAAATTAGAAACTGCCAACTTTGACCAGAAAATTGGTGTACAGATTATTCAGAACGCTCTTAAG ACACCTGTACATACAATAGCTTCAAATGCAGGAGTAGAGGGGGCAGTCGTGGTTGGTAAACTGTTGGAGCAGGACGACACTGATCTTGGATATGACGCTGCCAAAG GTGAATATGTGGATATGGTCAAGGCAGGAATCATTGACCCGTTGAAAGTGATCAGGACAGCCTTGGTCGATGCTGC